The following nucleotide sequence is from Tardiphaga alba.
AACCCATGTCTGGCAGATGCCGCAAGGCGGCGTCGATCCCGGTGAAGACACCTGGGAAGCCGCCAAGCGCGAGCTTTACGAAGAGACCAGCGTCAAATCCGTCGAAAAGCTCGGCGAAGTGCCGGAATGGCTGATCTACGACATTCCCCGCACCGTCGCCGGCCGCGCCTGGAAGGGTCGCTATCGCGGCCAGCGGCAGCGCTGGTTCGCGATCCGCTTCACCGGCGACGACAAGGAAATCAACGTCCAGCATCCGCCGGAGGGCCACAAGGCGGAATTCGTCAACTGGCGCTGGGAGCCGATGAAGAACCTCCCGGAGCTGATCGTGCCCTTCAAGCGACCGGTCTATGAGCGCGTGGTGAAGGAATTCGCCGGCCTCGCGGGTGAGGCTGTGAGCGACACCCGCCCCTACCGCCCCAATGTGGGCATCGCTTTGTTCAATCATGAGGGCAAGGTACTGATCGGCCGCCGGTTCAAGGATGATGGGCCGGAGATCGTCCTGCCCGGCCTGGAGTGGCAGATGCCGCAAGGCGGCGTCGATCCCGAGGAGGACCCGCGCGTCGCCATGATGCGCGAGCTCTGGGAAGAGACCGGCGTGACCCATGCCGATTATCTCGGTGAGACCGGCTGGATGACCTACGACTTCATCCGCCATGACGACCCCACCCATCGCTTTGCGGCCTTTCGCGGCCAGCGACAGAAATGGTTTGCGCTGAAGTTCACCGGCGATGATGCCGAGGTCGATCCGCTGACGCCGCGGAACGGGCAGCCTGCAGAATTCGATGCGTGGCGCTGGGAGCGACTGGACCGCGTGGCCGACCTGGTCGTGCCGTTCCGACGCGAGGTTTACCGGGCGGTGGCGACGGAGTTTGCGCCGTTTGCTGCGGCATAGACCGCAGCAATATTGCGGTAAGTCCCTGACATCGCTCACGGTCGCTCTCCCCTGCTCCATCCGGTCGCAGGACATCTGGCCGCAGCTGTCTGTCCTTACATCGTCGTGTTCGATCCATAGGTCGAGACCTCGAAGCAAACGAGGAATGACACGATGTTCGACCCCAAGAGCCTGCTGGACCAATTCATCGGCGGGCTGAACCAGGGCAATCCCAATCAACAGGGTACCGGTCAGCAGAGCCGCGGACCTTTCGGGCAAGCCGGCGGTGGTGATCTGCTGCAGCAGGCCGGCAGTTTTCTCGGCGGCTTCGGCGGCGGCGCCATGACCGGCGGCATTGCCGGCTTGCTGCTGGGCTCGAAGAAGGGCCGGAAGATCGCTGGCAGTGCGCTGACCTATGGCGGCATGGCTGTGGCCGGTGCGCTCGCCTATCGCGCCTATCAGAATTACCAGGCCGGCAAGCAGGCGACCCCGACCGTTGCGGCCGAGACACCGCTGCTGCCGCCGCCAAGCGACACGCCCTTCAATCCGACGCAGCCGGCCGATCAGCAATCGCTCAGCCGCAATCTCCTGCGCGCGATGATCGCTGCGGCCAAGGCCGATGGCCATATCGATGCGACCGAACAAACGAACATCTTCACGCAGATGGACCGGATGGCCCTCTCCGCCGAGGACAAAGCGTTCGTCATGGACGAGTTGCGCGCGCCGCTGAACGTCGATGCCGTTGCCAGCGCCGCACGGACGCCGGAGGAAGCGGCCGAGATCTATACTGTGTCGCTGCTGGCGATCGATCTCGATCATCCGGCCGAGCGCGCTTATCTGGCGCAGCTCGCATCGAAGCTGCGGCTCGAAAACGGCCTCGTCGCGCATCTCCATGCGACGGTGGAAGGCGCGACCGTGCCGGTGAATCAGCCGACGGCGTGAGGTGATCGTAGCCCGGATGGAGCGAAGCGTAATCCGGGGACAGCAAGGTTAGTTGAAACGCCGGTTCCCGGATTGCGCTGCGCTCCATCCGGGCTACGCCCGCAGCACTCCAACAAAAAAGCCCCGGCTTCGCTACCGGGGCTTTTGTATCTCTCTTCGTCCAGCGCTTAATGCATCGCCGTCGAGGTGATGTTCTGCTGGATCACCTTGAACTGATCGAGACGCTCGATGGCGCGGTCGAGGGCGTTGCCTTCCTGACCCGACAACTTCTCTTCCATCTCGCTGATGTCCTTCGCAAAGGCTTCGCGATCGAGTTCGGCGAGCGAGGTCGCGACATCGGCGAGAACCGTCAGGCCCTTCTCCGACACTTCGGCGAGACCCCCGAGCACGATGATCTTCTCGGTCTTGCCGGCGGTGGTGACATTCATGATGCCCGGACGCAGCGCGATCACGGCAGGCGCGTGGCCGGCCATCACGCCGACATCGCCTTCGATGCCGGGAATATCGACCTGCTCGACTTCACCCGAGAAGGCGAGCTTTTCCGGCGAGACGAGATCGAAGTGGAAGGTGGCCATGGGAATATCCGGGTTCTCGGCTTACTTCTCCCTCCCCCTTGTGGGGAGGGCCGGGGTGGGGGTGCCGCGGGCGAAGGAGCTTGTGGCTGCCCCACCCCGGCGCAACAGCGCCGACCCTCCCCACCCCGCGCAGCTTTGCTGCGCTAGGGGGGAGGGTAAGAAAGTTAAGCGGCTTCGGCAGCCAGCTTCTTGCCCTTCTCGACTGCTTCTTCGATCGTGCCGACCATGTAGAAGGCAGCTTCCGGCAGGTGATCGTACTTGCCTTCCACCAGGCCCTTGAAGCCCTTGATGGTGTCGGCGAGGTCGACGAACTTGCCCGGCGAGCCGGTGAAGATTTCAGCGACGTGGAACGGCTGCGACATGAAGCGCTCGATCTTACGGGCGCGGGCCACGGCCAGCTTGTCCTCTTCGGACAGTTCGTCCATGCCGAGAATGGCGATGATGTCCTGCAGCGCCTTGTAGCGCTGGAGAACCTGCTGAACCTGACGGGCGACCGAGTAGTGCTCTTCGCCGACAACCAGCGGAGAGAGCATGCGCGAGGTCGAGTCGAGCGGGTCAACCGCCGGATAGATGCCCTTTTCAGCGATCGAGCGCGACAGCGTGGTGGTCGCGTCAAGATGCGCGAACGAAGCGGCCGGCGCCGGGTCGGTCAAGTCGTCGGCCGGCACGTAAATGGCCTGCACCGAGGTGATCGAACCCTTGGTCGTGGTGGTGATGCGCTCCTGCAGCGCGCCCATGTCGGTCGCGAGCGTCGGCTGATAACCCACCGCCGAAGGAATACGGCCAAGCAGCGCCGACACTTCCGAACCCGCCTGGGTGAAGCGGAAGATGTTGTCGACGAAGAACAGCACGTCCTGGCCCTTGTCGCGGAAGTCTTCCGCGATGGTCAGACCGGTGAGCGCGACGCGGGCGCGGGCGCCCGGGGGTTCGTTCATCTGGCCGAACACGAGAGCGCATTTCGAGCCTTCGCCGCCGCCCTTCTTGTTGACGTTGGATTCGATGAACTCGTGATAGAGGTCGTTACCTTCGCGGGTACGCTCGCCGACGCCGGCGAACACCGAGTAACCACCGTGCGCCTTGGCGACGTTGTTGATCAGTTCCTGAATGAGAACGGTCTTGCCCACGCCGGCGCCGCCGAACAGGCCGATCTTGCCGCCCTTGGCGTAAGGAGCCAGCAGGTCGACGACCTTGATGCCGGTGACGAGAATTTCAGCTTCGGTCGACTGCTCGGTATATTCCGGCGCATTCGCGTGGATCGGGCGACGCGCATCCGACTTGACCGGACCGGCTTCGTCGATCGGCTCGCCGATGACGTTGATGATGCGGCCGAGGGTGCCTTCGCCCACCGGAACGGTGATCGGCTGGTTGGTGTCGGTGACTTCCTGGCCACGAACCAGACCTTCGGTGGTGTCCATCGCGATGGCGCGGACGGTCGATTCACCGAGATGCTGGGCGACTTCGAGCACCAGACGGTTGTTGCCGTTCTTGGTCTCGAGCGAGTTCAGAATGGCGGGCAGATGGCCTTCGAACTGCACGTCGACGACGGCGCCGATGACCTGGGTGATGCGTCCGGTTTGATTGGCAGCAGCCATGGAAACTATCTCCTTGAAGTGCGGATCGGCCTGCGGCAGGCCGTAAAGTGGTTGAATTGGTTAGACGGCCTCGGCGCCCGAAATGATCTCGATGAGTTCTTTCGTGATCTGGGCCTGACGGGTCCGGTTGTAAACGAGGGTCTGCTTGCGGATCATGTCGCCGGCATTGCGGGTCGCATTGTCCATCGCGCTCATCTGTGCGCCGTAGAACGATGCGTTGTTTTCCAGCAATGCACGGAAAATCTGAACCGCGAGATTGCGCGGGAGCAGACCGTCGAGGATTTCGTCTTCCGCCGGCTCATAGTCGTAAACCGGGGTCGGGCCAGTGGTCTCGACCTGCTTGGTGACTTCCAGCGGGATGATCTGCTGGGCGGTCGGGATCTGCGAGATCACCGACTTGAAGCGCGAATAGAACAGCGTGGCGACATCGAATTCGCCTGCTTCGAAACGGGCGATCACCTTCTTGGCGATGTCTTCCGCATTGACGAAGCCGAGCTGACGCACCGAGCGGAGCTCGATGTTCTCGATGATGTGCTTGTCGAACTGGCGGCGCAGCTGCTCATAGCCCTTGCGGCCGACACAGAAAATCTTGACCGTCTTGCCCTGGGCCAGCAGCGCCTGGGCGCGCTCGCGGGCGAGACGCACGATCGATGAGTTGAACGCGCCGGACAGGCCGCGCTCGCCGGTGCAGACCAGCAGCAGATGGGTCTGGTCCTTGCCGTTACCGACCAGCAGCTGCGGGCCGCCGCCACCGGTTGAGGCGCCGGCGATCGATGCGATCACCGCATCCATCTTCTCGGCGTAAGGGCGTGCAGCTTCGGCGGCGCTCTGCGCACGGCGGAGCTTCGACGCCGCGACCATCTGCATGGCCTTGGTGATCTTCTGCGTCGCCTTCGTCGAGGCGATGCGGACGCGCATGTCTTTCAGTGAGGCCATTCTCAGTCCACCCCGGCGATCACACCATCGGGTGGATCGCGAACCTCTGGATCGTCATGCCCGGCCGTGTGCCGGGCAGCTACAATTTCAAACCGCATCAACACGTCGATGGCCGGGCGAACCCGGCCATGACAGTCAATGTTACGCGAAGGTCTTCGCGAAGCCTTCGACGGCTGCCTTGAGCTTGGCGGCAGTTTCGTCGTTGAGGTCGCGGCTGTCGCGGATCGAGTCGAGAATGTCGGCATTCTTGCCACGCAGCAGCGACAGCAGACCGTCTTCGAAGGCGCGAACCTTGGAGACCGGCAGGGTGTCGAGATAGCCGTTGGTGCCAGCCCAGATCACGGCGACCTGCTCTTCCATCTTCAGCGGCGAGAACTGCGGCTGCTTCAGGAGTTCGGTCAGGCGCGCGCCGCGGTTCAGCAGGCGCTGGGTCGAAGCGTCGAGGTCCGAACCGAACTGCGCGAAGGCAGCCATTTCGCGGTACTGCGCGAGCTCACCCTTGATCTTGCCGGCGACCTTCTTCATCGCCTTGGTCTGCGCCGACGAACCGACGCGCGACACCGACAGACCGACGTTCACGGCCGGGCGGATGCCCTGGAAGAACAGGTCGGTTTCGAGGAAGATCTGACCGTCGGTGATCGAAATCACGTTGGTCGGGATGTAGGCCGACACGTCGTTGGCCTGGGTTTCGATGACCGGCAGAGCGGTCAGCGAGCCATTGCCCTGCTCGTCGTTCAGCTTCGCAGCGCGCTCGAGGAGACGCGAGTGGAGATAGAACACGTCGCCCGGATAGGCTTCGCGGCCCGGCGGACGGCGCAGCAGCAGCGACATCTGGCGGTAGGCGACGGCCTGCTTCGACAAGTCGTCATACACGATCACGGCATGCATGCCGTTGTCGCGGAAGTACTCGCCGATGGTGCAGCCGGTGAACGGCGCGATGTACTGCATCGGAGCCGGGTCCGACGCGGTGGCGGCGACGACGACGGAATATTCCATCGCGCCCTGCTCTTCGAGCACCTTCACGAACTGGGCGACGGTCGAACGCTTCTGACCGACGGCGACGTAGACGCAATACAGCTTCTGGCTCTCGGGAGCGCCAGCGCCGTTCAGCGACTTCTGGTTCAGGATGGTGTCGAGCGCGATTGCGGTCTTGCCGGTCTGACGGTCACCGATGATCAGCTCGCGCTGGCCACGGCCAACCGGGATCAGGGCGTCGATCGACTTCAGGCCGGTCGCCATCGGCTCATGCACCGACTTGCGCGGAATGATGCCGGGGGCCTTGACGTCGACGCGCATGCGCTTGTCGGACTGGATCGGGCCCTTGCCGTCGATCGGATTGCCGAGACCGTCGACCACGCGGCCGAGCAGACCCTTGCCGACCGGCGCGTCCACGATGGCGCGGGTCCGCTTGACGGTCTGGCCTTCCTTGATCTCGCGGTCGGCACCGAAAATAACGACGCCGACATTGTCGGTTTCGAGGTTCAGCGCCATGCCGCGCGTGCCGTTCTCGAACTCGACCATTTCACCGGCCTGAACATTATCGAGACCGTAGACGCGGGCGATACCGTCACCGACGGAGAGCACCTGGCCGACTTCAGAGACTTCGGCTTCCTGGCCGAAATTCTTGATCTGATCCTTGAGGATTGCGGAAATTTCTGCGGCGCGGATGTCCATCAGCCTGCCTCTTTCATCGCGTGCTTGATCGAGTTGAGTTTGGTGCGAAGCGAGCTATCGACCATGCGGCTGCCGAGTTTAACGACAAGCCCGCCGATGATGGACGGATCGACCTTCACGTTGAGCGCGACATCCTTGCCGGTCACTGACTTCAGTGCAGCCTTCAAGGCGTCGAGATTCTTGTCCGAGAGCGGCTCGGCGACGGTGACGTCGGCGGTGGCCTCACCCTTGAACTTGGCGACCAGCGCGTTGAAAGCGCGGATCACGTCCGAGACGGCGAACAGACGACGGTTCGCGATCAGGACATTGATGAGATTGGCTGTGATGCCGGAAATACCGGCCTTGGCGAGCACCGCACCCAGCGCCTTGCGCTGATCATCGGCGGTAAACACCGGGCTGCGCACGAGGCGGGCCAGATCGGCGCTCTCGCCGAGCAATGCTGCAAACTTGTCGAGATCGGCCTTCACCGCATCGACGGATTTTTCGTCGCGCGCCAGCTCAAACAGCGCTGTTGCGTAACGACCGGACACTCCCGAAACCGACGGATCTTCTGCTGCCACGAATTGTGCTCTTCAGGCTGTCAAATTCGCAAGGGGAAAACCATCGCCGATCAGGTGGCGCTTAGCGATCCAAGTCCTTGGAATTCAAGCGGGACTTTGATTCTTCAGGCAGCGGCAGAGCGCCCCCGCCCGTTCAAATCGCGGCTTTGCTAGCATGGCGCGCACGGCCATGCAACGCGACGAAAGCGTTTGATGATGCCTTGTCGCAGGCATAAGCGAAGAATCGTTTCAGAGAACCGCAGGACGAAATTTTAGAGATCGACCCGGCCGGTTTCCACGCACCTGGAAATGACGACTCTTGAATTCCGCCCGATGGCAGGTGAGTCGATTTTTGCCACCGAGGCAATTCACATCGCGGTGTGCGGCTACGGCCTCCTGCCTCTCCCTGGCTCCAAGATCAGTCGGCACGACCGAACCAGCAGTTCTATGACAGCGCGTTGACGATTACTTAACGAATGCTTTTGAGACAAAGCTATCACTTGGATATACAGTATAGATAAGTAATTTAACGTAATCGCGACAGTTAATAATTGGTTAACGCGCACCGTTAGCTATATTCTGTTCCATCACAAGATATTTCAACGTGAAACGGAACGATTTGTTTGCCTAGTTTACGCCTCAATACGTCGTCAAACGCAGCTCCAGTTGAATTGGGACGGGGTCCACTTGCCACATTTGTGGCAATACTGTCTGAGGACTACGATTTATGCTGCGTTACGGAAAGTCTGCGCTGGGCCTGTTTACCCAGCCGCGCATGGCAGTCGCTCTGATTGCCGCCAGTGTCGCTCTTGGGGGAACGGTTTCGGAAGCTTCGGCCAAGTCCAAGCACCGCCATCACCACAAGCATCACCATCATCACGCTGCCAAGAAGGCTGCAGCGACCAATCCTTTTGAAGCCAATGCTTCCATAGGTCCGGCGTCGATCGGCCCGTTCATGCCGGAAGCCGCTGCTCCGGTCCGCACCGGGGGCCGCAGCTTCTCCGGCGTCGCGTCGTTCTACGGCAATGAAGCCGGCAACAAGACCGCTTCGGGCCAGCGCTTCAACCAGAACGCCATGACCGCCGCGCATCGTTCGCTGCCGTTCGGCACCAAGCTGCGCGTGACCCATGGCGGCCGCAGCGTCGTCGTCACCGTCAATGACCGCGGTCCCTTCATCAAAGGCCGCGTGCTCGACCTGTCCAAGGGCGCAGCGAGCGCCATCGGTCTGACCAGCCGCGGTGTCGGCAAGGTCGTCGCCGAGGTCATGTAAGACAAACAGCGTATCGCGTAACTGATCTTCCAGGTTCAGTAGCGTTGCGTCGAGTAGTGTTGAGTAAGCGTAGAGTAAAAGAGCCTGTCGTCATCAAATGACGGCAGGCTTTTTTGTATGGTGACAGAACCGCAGCGGCCCTCAGAGCGACAACCACGCACTGACGTTTGAAACGAAGGAAAGATGATGAGCGCAAATGCCATCCGCCGAACCGTTGTTATTGTCTCATGTCTCGTGGCCGGCGGATTGATTCCGTTCAGTGCCTCCGCACAGACGCCGCAACGCGTGACCGGCACCACGGTCACCATGACGCCCCCACCCGGCTTCACCCCTCCAAGGATTTTTCCGGCTTTACCGATGAGACCACCAGGTCGTCGGTCCTGATCGCCGAATTGCCACCGCAAGCCTGGCCGCAACTTTCCGCACTGTTCGGCAATCTCAACACCGTGCGCGCAGGCTTCAAGCAGAAGGGCATTGAAGTCGATACGCTGGACAAAGTGCCGACCGCCAGCGGCGAGGCATTCCTTGCCAGCGGCACGCAGACCGCGGCCGGCATCAAGCTCGCCAAATGGGTGGCGCTGACCCAGGGCAGCCGCACCGTCATGATCACGGTGCAGGCCATGGAAGGCGCCAAGCTCGACGATGCCGCGATCAAGGCGATGCTGAAGACGGTATCGCTCGGTGAACCACCGTCGGAAGCCGACAAGCTGGCGAGCCTGCCGTTCAAGGTGGCGCCGTCGGCGCCGTTCCGCGTCATCGACACGATGGGCGGCACCGGCGTCGCGATGACGGTCGGTGAGAAGAATGTCGATCCTGCTGGCGAGCAACCACTGCTGATCGTGTCCTCCCAAATGAGCGGCGGATCGATCGGGAGCCCGTCTGTCGCGATCGCCAAGACGCTGCTGAAGCAGACGCGTGAGATGGAGAATGCCAGCATCGACACCGAGAAGAAGGTGTCGTTCGGAGGCGCAGCCGACGGCGTATTGCTGGAAGGCAAGGCCAGCGAGAACAAGCGCTTCGTGCAGTATTTGGCGACCGGCCCCAACGGTCGCTTCGTGCGGCTGGTGTCGTTCTATCCAGCCGATCGTAGCGCCGAGTTGCGCCCGGCGATCGACAAGGTCGCAGCGACGGTGGCGTTCAAGTAGCGAGATTTTCCTACCCTCCCCTGCAGGGGAGGGTCGATGGGCGCGCAGCGCACGGCGGGGTGGGGTGAACCCGCTCGGCGTGGAAACTCCGCCACCCCACCCCGCCGCTCATCGCGCTACGCGCGTAAGCGCCGACCCTCCCCCTGCAGGGTGTTCAGCCCGGACAGATCACTGACAGGTGTTCGGAGACATAGCTGACACATCCATATTGGGTGGAAGTTCCTTTTTGGGAGGCTTCCATGCCGTGGTGCGAGGTGTCGGTAATGGATCAGAGGTTGGAGTTCGTGCGGCTGGCGCTGCAGGACGGTGCGAACCGGCGGGAGTTGTGTCGGCGGTTCGGCATCAGTCCCGACGTCGGCTACAAATGGTTGGCGCGGCATGTCGGCGGCGATGCGGAGCTTGCCGATCGCTCGCGCCGGCCACATGCCAGCCCGCGGCGCAGTGCGGCAGCGATCGAGGGGCAGGTGCTCGCCATTCGCGATGCCCATCCGGCCTGGGGCGCACGCAAGATTGTCCATTGCCTGAGCCGCGACGGCCTCGTGCCGCCGGCGGCTTCCACTGTACATGCGATCCTGCAGCGCCATGGCCGCATCATCGTGCCGCCGAACGGTCCGGGGCAGCCGTTCACGCGCTTCGAGAAGGACACCCCGAATGCGCTGTGGCAGATGGATTTCAAGGGCCATATCCCGCTGGCCGACGGCACGCCGTGCCACCCGCTCACCATGATCGACGATCACTCGCGCTATGCCCTGCGTCTTGCCGCCTGCAGTAACCAGCAGCGCATGACCGTGCAGGAGCAGCTGACGCAGACCTTCCGTCGCTACGGACTGCCCGACGCATTGTTCGTCGATAACGGCCCGCCCTGGGGCGACAGTTCGCAATCGCGCTGGACCGGCTTGCGGGTCTGGCTGCTCAAGCTCGGCGTCGAGGTGATCTATGCGCGGCCGCTGCATCCGCAGAGCCGCGGCAAGAACGAGCGCTTCCATCGCACGCTGAAGGCCGAAGTGCTGGCCGTGCGTCGCTTCAACGGCTTCACCGAATTGCAGCGGGCCTTCGATACATGGCGCAGCGTCTACAATCTGGAGCGCCCGCATGAGGCCTTGGGCATGGCCGTGCCGGCCATCGCTGCGATCGATGCCTGAGCGGCTCGCAGACATTGTCTACGCCCCGGGCGACATCGTCCGCAGCGTATCGACCCAGCGCGGCGCCTCGATCAGCTTCAAGGGGCAGCCATGGCGCGTGCCACGCGCTTTCCGCGGCGAACATTTGGCCATCCGCCCGAGCGGTATCGATGGCCAATACGGCGTTTTCTTTGGCAGCAGGCAGGTCGCAACCACCGACTTGACCCGCCGCAAAAGTGTCAGTCATGTCTCCGAACAGGTGTCAGCTATGTCTCCGGGCTGAACACAGGGGAGGGTGGAACGCCCCCTCTACAAGAAGCTCTGCGGATCGACGTCCACCTCGAGCTTAAGATTGCCCGTGGCCTTCGGGGCATGGGCGAGCCAGTCGCGCAGATAGTGCGACAGATCCACATTGCGCGCTGATTTCACCAGCAAACGAAACCGGTAGCGCCCCTTGATCACGGCGAGCGGAGCCTCCGCCGGGCCAAGCACCAGAATGCGCTCGTCGATGGGCGCACATGCCGCGATTTTGCGTGCGAAGCCTTCCGTGGTCGGCCGATCGCCACCTGACACGATCATCGCCACCAGCCGTCCGAACGGCGGATAGCCGGCACGTTCGCGCGATTCGATTTCGTTGTCGTAGAACGCCTCGCGATCATTGGCGACCAGCGCTTTCATCACCGGATGCTCGGGCTGGTGCGTCTGCAGATAGCCGACGCCGCGCCCCTGCTCGCGGCCGGCGCGACCGATCACCTGATTGAGCATCTGGAACGTTCGCTCCGCCGCGCGCGGATCGCCATTACCGAGGCCGAGATCGGCATCGATGACGCCGACAAGATTCAGCCGCGGAAAATTGTGCCCCTTGGCGACGAGCTGGGTGCCGATGATGACATCGACGCGGCCTTCGGCGATCTCGTTGAGTTCGGCGCGCATGGATTCCACCGAGGTGATGAGATCACTCGACAGCACCATGGTGCGCGCGCCCGGAAACAGATCCGCCGCCTCTTCCTGCAGCCGCTCGACGCCGGGGCCGATCGCCGCCAGCGATTCCTCGGCGCCGCAATGCGGGCATTTGTGCGGGCGCGGTTCGGAGAAACCGCAATGGTGGCAGACCAGCCGCTGGCGAAAGCGGTGATCGACCAGCCACGCATCGCAGATGGTGCAGGCAAAGCGATGACCGCAGCCACGGCACAGCGTCAGCGGCGCATAGCCACGGCGATTGAGGAACAGCAGCGCCTGCTCCTCGCGCTGGATCGCCTGCACGATCTTCTCGGCGAGACGCGGCGCGATGAAGCGGCCGCGTGACGGGCCCTCGCGGCGCAGATCGATGGCTTCGATATGCGGCATGTGCTGGCCGCCGAAACGCGACGGCAATGCGATGCGCTGATAGCGGCCTTTTCGCGCGTTCACTTCCGATTCGACGGACGGCGTACCCGATGCCAGCACGACGGGACCTTGGCGATGGAGGCGCGCACCACCGCCATGTCGCGCGCGTGATAATGCGCGCCCTCGTCCTGCTTGTAGGCCTGGTCGTGCTCTTCATCGACAATGATGAGGCCGAGTTTTGCATAAGGCAGGAACAGCGCCGAACGCGCGCCGACCACCACATGCGCGGTGCCATTGGCGATCGCCGCCCAATTGCGCGCGCGGGTGCGCGGCGTCAGCTCGGAATGCCATTCCATCGGCCGGACGCCGAAGCGCTTGGCGAAGCGTTCGAGGAATTGTCCGGTGAGGGCGATTTCCGGCATCAGGATCAGCACCTGCTCGCCGCGCCGGATGATCTCGGCCACCGCCTCGAAATAGACCTCGGTCTTGCCGGAGCCGGTCACGCCATCGAGCAATGCGGCCTGAAAAGCGCCGCCAGATGCGAGCTTGCGCATCGCCTCGGCGGCGATGGCCTGATCGGGTGAAAAGTCCGGCACAACGAAAGCGGGATCGGGCGGCGGAGGCGGCAAAGGCGGCGGCATCACCTCGATGGCCAGCGTGCCTTCATCGACGAGCCCGTCCACGACACCCGCGCTAACGCCGGCTTCCCTGGCCGCATCGGATTTGCCGCGCAAAAGCCCATCGCGCAGCAGTTCGACCAGCCGCGCCCGCGCCGATGTCATCCGCTTCGGCACTTCGCCGACCAGCCGGACACCGAGCCTGACGCGCTCGGGCCAAGATGCTCCCCCATGCGCAACGTCATGCGCATCACCATG
It contains:
- a CDS encoding RNA pyrophosphohydrolase gives rise to the protein MSDTRPYRPNVGIALFNHEGKVLIGRRFKDDGPEIVLPGLEWQMPQGGVDPEEDPRVAMMRELWEETGVTHADYLGETGWMTYDFIRHDDPTHRFAAFRGQRQKWFALKFTGDDAEVDPLTPRNGQPAEFDAWRWERLDRVADLVVPFRREVYRAVATEFAPFAAA
- a CDS encoding tellurite resistance TerB family protein, producing MFDPKSLLDQFIGGLNQGNPNQQGTGQQSRGPFGQAGGGDLLQQAGSFLGGFGGGAMTGGIAGLLLGSKKGRKIAGSALTYGGMAVAGALAYRAYQNYQAGKQATPTVAAETPLLPPPSDTPFNPTQPADQQSLSRNLLRAMIAAAKADGHIDATEQTNIFTQMDRMALSAEDKAFVMDELRAPLNVDAVASAARTPEEAAEIYTVSLLAIDLDHPAERAYLAQLASKLRLENGLVAHLHATVEGATVPVNQPTA
- a CDS encoding F0F1 ATP synthase subunit epsilon, with product MATFHFDLVSPEKLAFSGEVEQVDIPGIEGDVGVMAGHAPAVIALRPGIMNVTTAGKTEKIIVLGGLAEVSEKGLTVLADVATSLAELDREAFAKDISEMEEKLSGQEGNALDRAIERLDQFKVIQQNITSTAMH
- the atpD gene encoding F0F1 ATP synthase subunit beta; translation: MAAANQTGRITQVIGAVVDVQFEGHLPAILNSLETKNGNNRLVLEVAQHLGESTVRAIAMDTTEGLVRGQEVTDTNQPITVPVGEGTLGRIINVIGEPIDEAGPVKSDARRPIHANAPEYTEQSTEAEILVTGIKVVDLLAPYAKGGKIGLFGGAGVGKTVLIQELINNVAKAHGGYSVFAGVGERTREGNDLYHEFIESNVNKKGGGEGSKCALVFGQMNEPPGARARVALTGLTIAEDFRDKGQDVLFFVDNIFRFTQAGSEVSALLGRIPSAVGYQPTLATDMGALQERITTTTKGSITSVQAIYVPADDLTDPAPAASFAHLDATTTLSRSIAEKGIYPAVDPLDSTSRMLSPLVVGEEHYSVARQVQQVLQRYKALQDIIAILGMDELSEEDKLAVARARKIERFMSQPFHVAEIFTGSPGKFVDLADTIKGFKGLVEGKYDHLPEAAFYMVGTIEEAVEKGKKLAAEAA
- a CDS encoding F0F1 ATP synthase subunit gamma; translation: MASLKDMRVRIASTKATQKITKAMQMVAASKLRRAQSAAEAARPYAEKMDAVIASIAGASTGGGGPQLLVGNGKDQTHLLLVCTGERGLSGAFNSSIVRLARERAQALLAQGKTVKIFCVGRKGYEQLRRQFDKHIIENIELRSVRQLGFVNAEDIAKKVIARFEAGEFDVATLFYSRFKSVISQIPTAQQIIPLEVTKQVETTGPTPVYDYEPAEDEILDGLLPRNLAVQIFRALLENNASFYGAQMSAMDNATRNAGDMIRKQTLVYNRTRQAQITKELIEIISGAEAV
- the atpA gene encoding F0F1 ATP synthase subunit alpha, encoding MDIRAAEISAILKDQIKNFGQEAEVSEVGQVLSVGDGIARVYGLDNVQAGEMVEFENGTRGMALNLETDNVGVVIFGADREIKEGQTVKRTRAIVDAPVGKGLLGRVVDGLGNPIDGKGPIQSDKRMRVDVKAPGIIPRKSVHEPMATGLKSIDALIPVGRGQRELIIGDRQTGKTAIALDTILNQKSLNGAGAPESQKLYCVYVAVGQKRSTVAQFVKVLEEQGAMEYSVVVAATASDPAPMQYIAPFTGCTIGEYFRDNGMHAVIVYDDLSKQAVAYRQMSLLLRRPPGREAYPGDVFYLHSRLLERAAKLNDEQGNGSLTALPVIETQANDVSAYIPTNVISITDGQIFLETDLFFQGIRPAVNVGLSVSRVGSSAQTKAMKKVAGKIKGELAQYREMAAFAQFGSDLDASTQRLLNRGARLTELLKQPQFSPLKMEEQVAVIWAGTNGYLDTLPVSKVRAFEDGLLSLLRGKNADILDSIRDSRDLNDETAAKLKAAVEGFAKTFA
- a CDS encoding F0F1 ATP synthase subunit delta; amino-acid sequence: MAAEDPSVSGVSGRYATALFELARDEKSVDAVKADLDKFAALLGESADLARLVRSPVFTADDQRKALGAVLAKAGISGITANLINVLIANRRLFAVSDVIRAFNALVAKFKGEATADVTVAEPLSDKNLDALKAALKSVTGKDVALNVKVDPSIIGGLVVKLGSRMVDSSLRTKLNSIKHAMKEAG
- a CDS encoding septal ring lytic transglycosylase RlpA family protein; the encoded protein is MLRYGKSALGLFTQPRMAVALIAASVALGGTVSEASAKSKHRHHHKHHHHHAAKKAAATNPFEANASIGPASIGPFMPEAAAPVRTGGRSFSGVASFYGNEAGNKTASGQRFNQNAMTAAHRSLPFGTKLRVTHGGRSVVVTVNDRGPFIKGRVLDLSKGAASAIGLTSRGVGKVVAEVM